In Pongo abelii isolate AG06213 chromosome 5, NHGRI_mPonAbe1-v2.0_pri, whole genome shotgun sequence, a single genomic region encodes these proteins:
- the MDC1 gene encoding mediator of DNA damage checkpoint protein 1 isoform X3 codes for MGHPTFPTCQQFPSRVAYFQIMEDTQAIDWDVEEEEETEQSSESLRCNMEPVGRLHIFSGAHGPEKDFPLHLGKNVVGRMPDCSVALPFPSISKQHAEIEILAWDKAPILRDCGSLNGTQILRPPKVLSPGVSHRLRDQELILFADLLCQYHRLYVSLPFVSRGPLTVEETPRVQGGTQPQRLLLAEDSEEEVDFLSERLMVKKSRTTSSSVIVPESDEEGHSPVLGSLGPPFAFNMNSDTDVEEGQQPATEEASSAARRGATIEAEQSEAEVVTEIQLEKDQPLVKERDDDTKVKRGAGNGVVPAGVILERSQPPGEDSDTDVDDDSRPGRPAEVHLERAQPFGFIDSDTDAEEEGIPATPVVIPMKKRKIFHGVGTRGPGAPGLTHLQESQAGSDTDVEEGNAPQAVPLEKSQASMVINSDTDDEEEVSAALTLARLKESQPAIWNRDAEEDMAQRVVLLQRSQTTTERDSDTDVEEEELPVENREAVLKGHTKIRALVRAHSEKDQPPFGDSVEADKSSPGIHLERSQASTTVDINTQVEEEVPPGSAIIHIKKHQVSVEGTNQTDVKAVGGPAKLLVVSLEEAWPPHGDCEIGAEEGTSLAASAVADVRKSQLPAEGDAGAEWAATVLKQERAHEVGAQGGPPVAQVEQDLPISRENLTDLVVDTDTLGESTQPQREGAQVPTGREREQHVGGTKDSEDNYGDSEDLDLQATQCFLENQGLEAVQSMEDEPTQAFMLTPPQELGPSHCSFQTTGTLDEPWEVLATQPFCLRESEDSETQPSDTHLEAYGPCLSPPRAIPGDQHPESPVHTEPMGIQGRGRQTVDKVMGIPKETAERVGPERGPLERETEKLLPERQTDVTGEEELTKGIQDREQKQLLARDTQRQESDKNGKSASPERDWESLKVEIETSEEIQEKQVKKQTLPSKAFEREVERPVADRECEPAELEEKVPKVILERDTQRGEPEGGSQDQKGQASSPTPEPGVGAGDLPGPTSAPVPSGSQSGGRGSPVSPRRHQKGLLNCKMPPAEKASRIRAAEKASRGDQESPDACLPPTVPEAPAPPQKPLNSQSRKHLAPQPLLSPLLPSIKPTIHKTRQDGSQEAAETPLSSELEPFYPKPKIITRKSSRMTPFPATSAAPEPHPSTSTAQPVTPKPTSQATRSRTNRSSVKTSEPVVPAAPELQPSTSTDQPVTSEPTSQVTRGRKNRSSVKTPETVVPTALELQPSTSTDRPVTSEPTSQATRGRKNRSSVKTPEPVVPTAPELQPSTSTDQPVTSEPTSQATRGRKNRSSVKTPKTVVPTDPELQPSTSTDQPVTSEPTSQATRGRKNRSSVKTPETVVPTAPELQPSTSTDQPVTSEPTSQATRGRKNRSSVKTPETVVPTALELQPSTSTDRPVTPKPTSQTTRSRTNMSSVKTCETVVPTAPELKPSTSTDQPVTPKPTSRTTRSRTNMSSVKTPESTVPIAPELPPSTSTEQPVTPEPASQATTGRKNKSSVKTPETVVPTAPKLQPSTSTDQPITPEPTSQATRGRKNRSSVKTPETVVPTAPKLQPSTSTDQPVTPEPTSQATRGRTNRSSVKTPETVVPTAPELQPSTSTDQPLTPEPTSQATRGRTDRSSVKTPETVVPTAPELQASASTDQPVTSEPTSRTTRGRKNRSSVKTPETVVPTAPELQPSTSIDQPVTPEPTSRATRGRTNRSSVKNPESIVPIAPELQPSTSRNQLVTPEPTSRATRGRTNRSSVKTPEPVVPIAPEPHPTTSTDQPVTPKLTSRATRRRTNRSSVKTPKPVEPAASDLEPFTPTDQPVTPEAIAQGGQSKTLRSSTVRAMPLPTTPEFQSPVTTDQPISPEPIPQPSCIKSQRATGNPGSLAAPIDRKPCSAPLEPKSQASRNQRWGAVRAAESLTAIPEPASPQLLETPTHASQIQKVEPAGRSRFTLELQPKASQSRKRSLATMDSPPHQKQPQRGEVSQKTVIIKEEEEDTAEKPAKEEDVVTPKPGKRKRDQAEEEPNRIPSRSLRRTKLNQESTAPKVLFTGVVDARGEQAVLALGGSLAGSAAEASHLVTDRIRRTVKFLCALGRGIPILSLDWLHQSRKAGFFLSPDEYVVTDPEQEKNFGFSLQDALSRARERRLLEGYEIYVTPGVQPPPLQMGEIISCCGGTYLPSMPRSYKPQRVVITCPQDFPRCSIPLRVGLPLLSPEFLLTGVLKQEAKPEAFVLSPLEMSST; via the exons ATGGGGCATCCTACTTTCCCTACCTGTCAACAGTTTCCCTCTAGAGTGGCATATTTTCAG ATCATGGAGGACACCCAGGCTATTGACTGGGATgttgaagaagaggaggagacagagcAATCCAGTGAATCCTTGAGGTGTAACATGGAGCCAGTAGGGCGGCTACATATCTTTAGTGGTGCCCATGGACCAGAAAAAG ATTTCCCACTACACCTTGGGAAGAATGTGGTAGGCCGAATGCCTGACTGCTCTGTGGCCCTGCCCTTTCCATCTATCTCCAAACAACATGCAGAGATTGAAATCTTAGCCTGGGACAAGGCACCTATCCTCCGAGACTGTGGGAGCCTTAATGGTACTCAAATCCTGAGACCTCCTAAGGTTTTGAGCCCTGGGGTGAGTCACCGTCTGAGGGACCAGGAATTGATTCTCTTTGCTGACTTGCTCTGCCAGTACCATCGCCTGTATGTCTCTCTGCCCTTTGTCTCCCGGGGCCCTCTGACAGTAGAAGAGACACCCAGGGTACAGGGAGGAACTCAACCCCAGAGGCTTCTGTTGGCTGAGGACTCGGAGGAGGAAGTAG attttctttctgaaaggCTCATGGTAAAAAAATCAAGGACCACATCTTCCTCTGTGATAGTTCCAGAGAG TGATGAAGAGGGGCACTCCCCTGTCCTGGGCAGCCTTGGGCCGCCTTTTGCCTTCAATATGAACAGTGACACAGATGTGGAAGAAGGTCAGCAACCAGCCACAGAGGAGGCCTCCTCAGCTGCCAGAAGAGGTGCCACTATAGAGGCAGAGCAGTCTGAAGCTGAAGTTGTAACTGAAATCCAGCTTGAAAAGGATCAGCCTTTAGTGAAGGAGAGGGACGATGATACAAAAGTCAAGAGGGGTGCAGGGAATGGGGTGGTTCCAGCTGGGGTGATTCTGGAGAGGAGCCAACCTCCTGGAGAGGACAGTGACACAGATGTGGATGATGACAGCAGGCCTGGAAGGCCAGCTGAGGTCCATTTGGAAAGGGCTCAGCCTTTTGGCTTCATCGACAGCGACACTGATGCGGAAGAAGAGGGGATCCCAGCAACCCCAGTTGTCATTCCTATGAAGAAGAGGAAGATCTTCCATGGAGTTGGTACAAGGGGTCCTGGAGCACCAGGCCTGACCCATCTGCAGGAGAGCCAGGCTGGTAGTGATACAGATGTGGAGGAAGGCAATGCCCCACAGGCTGTCCCTCTGGAGAAAAGCCAAGCTTCCATGGTTATCAACAGCGATACAGATGACGAGGAAGAAGTCTCAGCAGCGCTGACTTTGGCACGTCTGAAAGAGAGCCAGCCTGCTATATGGAACAGAGATGCAGAAGAGGACATGGCCCAACGTGTGGTCCTTCTGCAGCGTAGCCAAACCACCACTGAGAGAGACAGTGACACAGACGTGGAGGAGGAAGAGCTCCCGGTGGAAAATAGAGAAGCTGTCCTCAAGGGTCACACAAAGATTAGAGCCCTTGTTAGAGCACATTCAGAAAAGGACCAACCTCCTTTTGGGGACAGTGTGGAAGCAGATAAGAGCTCACCTGGGATCCACCTGGAGAGAAGCCAAGCCTCCACCACAGTGGACATCAACACACAAGTGGAGGAGGAAGTTCCGCCAGGGTCAGCCATTATACATATAAAGAAGCATCAGGTGTCTGTGGAGGGGACAAATCAAACAGATGTGAAAGCAGTTGGGGGACCAGCAAAGCTGCTTGTGGTATCTCTAGAGGAAGCCTGGCCTCCGCATGGGGACTGTGAAATAGGTGCGGAGGAGGGCACCTCCTTAGCAGCCTCAGCAGTTGCAGATGTAAGAAAGAGCCAGCTTCCAGCAGAAGGGGATGCTGGGGCAGAGTGGGCTGCAACTGTTCTTAAGCAGGAGAGAGCTCATGAGGTGGGGGCCCAGGGTGGGCCACCTGTGGCACAAGTGGAGCAGGACCTCCCTATCTCAAGAGAGAACCTCACAGATCTGGTGGTGGACACAGACACTCTAGGGGAATCCACCCAGCCACAGAGAGAGGGAGCCCAGGTCCccacaggaagggagagagaacaaCATGTGGGTGGGACCAAGGACTCTGAAGACAACTATGGTG ATTCTGAAGATCTGGACCTACAAGCTACCCAGTGCTTTCTGGAGAATCAGGGCCTGGAAG CAGTCCAGAGCATGGAGGATGAACCTACCCAGGCCTTCATGTTGACTCCACCCCAAGAGCTTGGCCCTTCCCATTGCAGCTTCCAGACAACAG gTACCCTAGATGAACCATGGGAGGTCCTGGCTACACAGCCATTCTGTCTGAGAGAGTCTGAGGACTCTGAGACCCAGCCTTCTGACAcccaccttgaggcctatggacCTTGCCTGTCTCCACCTAGGGCAATACCAGGAGACCAACATCCAGAGAGCCCAGTTCACACAGAGCCAATGGGGATTCAAGGCAGAGGGAGGCAGACTGTGGATAAAGTCATGGGTATACCAAAAGAAACAGCAGAGAGGGTGGGCCCTGAGAGAGGGCCAttggagagagagactgagaaactGCTACCAGAAAGACAGACAGATGTGACAGGAGAGGAAGAATTAACCAAGGGGATACAGGACAGAGAACAAAAACAGTTGTTAGCTAGAGACACCCAGAGACAAGAATCTGACAAAAATGGGAAAAGTGCAAGTCCTGAAAGAGATTGGGAGAGTTTGAAGGTAGAAATTGAGACATCCGAGGAAATACAAGAGAAACAAGTAAAGAAGCAGACCCTTCCAAGCAAAGCATTTGAGAGAGAAGTAGAGAGACCAGTAGCAGACAGAGAGTGCGAGCCAGCCGAGTTAGAAGAGAAGGTGCCCAAAGTGATCctggagagagacacacagagaggggAGCCAGAGGGAGGGAGCCAGGACCAGAAAGGGCAGGCCTCCAGCCCAACACCAGagcctggggtgggggcgggggaccTTCCGGGACCTACCTCAGCCCCCGTACCTTCTGGGAGCCAGTCAGGTGGAAGGGGATCCCCAGTGAGCCCCAGGAGGCATCAGAAAG GCCTCCTGAATTGCAAGATGCCACCTGCTGAGAAGGCTTCCAGGATCAGAGCTGCTGAGAAGGCTTCCAGG GGCGATCAGGAATCTCCAGATGCTTGTCTGCCTCCTACAGTGCCTgaagccccagccccaccccaaaaGCCCCTTAACTCTCAGAGCCGGAAACATCTTGCACCTCAGCCCCTTCTTTCTCCCCTTTTACCTTCTATCAAGCCAACCATTCATAAGACCAGGCAAGATGGGAGTCAGGAAGCTGCAGAGACTCCCTTGTCCTCAGAGCTGGAGCCTTTCTACCCAAAGCCTAAAATCATAACTCGAAAGTCCTCCAGGATGACACCCTTTCCAGCTACCTCTGCTGCCCCTGAGCCCCACCCTTCCACCTCCACAGCCCAGCCAGTCACTCCCAAGCCCACATCTCAGGCCACTAGGAGCAGGACAAATAGGTCCTCTGTCAAGACCTCTGAACCAGTTGTCCCCGCAGCCCCTGAGCTCCAGCCTTCCACCTCCACAGACCAGCCTGTCACCTCTGAGCCCACATCTCAGGTTACTAGGGGAAGAAAAAATAGATCTTCTGTTAAGACCCCTGAAACAGTTGTGCCCACAGCCCTTGAGCTCCAGCCTTCCACCTCCACCGACCGACCTGTCACCTCTGAGCCCACATCTCAGGCTACTAGGGGAAGAAAAAATAGATCCTCTGTCAAGACCCCTGAACCAGTTGTCCCCACAGCCCCTGAGCTCCAGCCTTCCACCTCCACAGACCAGCCTGTCACCTCTGAGCCCACATCTCAGGCTACTAGGGGAAGAAAAAATAGATCCTCTGTCAAGACCCCTAAAACAGTTGTGCCCACAGACCCTGAGCTCCAGCCTTCCACCTCCACAGACCAGCCTGTCACCTCTGAGCCCACATCGCAGGCTACTAGGGGAAGAAAAAATAGATCCTCTGTCAAGACCCCTGAAACAGTTGTGCCCACAGCCCCTGAGCTCCAGCCTTCCACCTCCACAGACCAGCCTGTCACCTCTGAGCCCACATCGCAGGCTACTAGGGGAAGAAAAAATAGATCCTCTGTCAAGACCCCTGAAACAGTTGTCCCCACAGCCCTTGAGCTCCAGCCTTCCACCTCCACAGACCGACCTGTCACCCCTAAGCCCACATCTCAGACCACTAGGAGCAGGACAAATATGTCCTCTGTCAAGACCTGTGAAACAGTTGTCCCCACAGCCCCTGAGCTCAAGCCTTCCACCTCCACAGACCAACCTGTCACCCCTAAGCCCACATCTCGGACCACTAGGAGCAGGACAAATATGTCCTCTGTGAAGACCCCTGAATCAACTGTCCCTATAGCCCCTGAGCTCCCACCTTCCACCTCCACAGAGCAGCCTGTCACCCCTGAGCCTGCATCTCAGGCTACTACGGGAAGAAAAAATAAGTCCTCTGTCAAGACCCCTGAAACAGTTGTCCCCACAGCCCCTAAGCTCCAGCCTTCCACCTCCACAGACCAGCCTATCACCCCTGAGCCCACATCTCAGGCTACTAGGGGAAGAAAAAATAGATCCTCTGTCAAGACCCCTGAAACAGTTGTCCCCACAGCCCCTAAGCTCCAGCCTTCCACTTCCACAGACCAACCTGTCACTCCTGAGCCCACATCTCAGGCCACCAGGGGCAGGACAAATAGATCCTCTGTGAAGACCCCTGAAACAGTTGTCCCTACAGCCCCTGAGCTTCAGCCTTCCACCTCCACAGACCAGCCTCTTACCCCTGAGCCTACATCTCAGGCTACTAGGGGAAGAACAGATAGATCCTCTGTCAAGACTCCTGAAACAGTTGTCCCCACAGCCCCTGAGCTACAGGCTTCTGCCTCCACAGACCAGCCTGTCACCTCTGAGCCCACATCTCGGACCACTAGGGGAAGAAAAAATCGGTCCTCTGTCAAGACCCCTGAAACAGTTGTGCCCACAGCCCCTGAGCTCCAGCCTTCCACCTCCATAGACCAACCTGTCACCCCTGAGCCCACATCTCGGGCCACTAGGGGCAGGACAAATAGGTCCTCTGTCAAGAACCCTGAATCAATTGTCCCTATAGCCCCTGAGCTTCAGCCTTCCACCTCCAGAAACCAGCTTGTCACCCCTGAGCCCACATCTCGGGCCACTAGAGGCAGGACAAATAGATCCTCTGTCAAGACCCCTGAACCAGTTGTCCCCATAGCCCCTGAGCCCCATCCTACCACCTCCACAGACCAGCCTGTCACCCCCAAGCTCACATCTAGGGCCACTAGGAGAAGGACAAATAGGTCCTCTGTCAAGACTCCCAAACCAGTTGAACCAGCAGCCTCTGATCTTGAGCCTTTTACCCCCACAGACCAGCCTGTCACCCCTGAGGCCATAGCTCAGGGTGGTCAGAGCAAAACACTGAGGTCTTCCACAGTAAGAGCTATGCCGCTTCCTACCACCCCTGAATTCCAATCTCCTGTCACCACAGACCAGCCTATTTCCCCTGAGCCTATTCCTCAACCCAGTTGCATCAAGAGTCAGAGAGCCACTGGGAATCCTGGCTCCCTCGCAGCTCCCATTGACCGTAAGCCTTGCTCTGCACCCTTGGAACCTAAATCCCAGGCCTCAAGGAACCAAAGATGGGGAGCAGTGAGAGCAGCTGAATCCCTTACAGCCATTCCTGAGCCTGCCTCTCCCCAGCTTCTTGAGACACCAACTCATGCCTCCCAGATCCAAAAGGTGGAACCAGCAGGTAGATCTAGGTTCACCCTGGAGCTCCAGCCTAAGGCCTCTCAAAGCCGCAAGAGGTCTTTAGCTACCATGGATTCACCACCACATCAAAAACAGCCCCAAAGAGGGGAAGTCTCCCAGAAGACAGTGATTatcaaggaagaggaagaagatacTGCAGAGAAGCCAGCGAAGGAAGAG GATGTCGTGACTCCaaaaccaggcaagagaaagagagaccaggCAGAGGAGGAGCCCAACAGAATACCAAGCCGCAGCCTCCGACGGACCAAACTTAACCAAGAATCAACAGCCCCCAAA GTGCTCTTCACAGGAGTGGTGGATGCTCGGGGAGAGCAGGCTGTGCTGGCACTGGGGGGAAGTCTGGCTGGTTCAGCGGCAGAGGCTTCCCACCTGGTCACTGATCGCATCCGCCGGACAGTCAAGTTCCTGTGTGCCCTGGGGCGGGGAATCCCCATTCTGTCCCTGGACTGGCTGCATCAG TCCCGCAAGGCTGGTTTCTTCTTATCACCGGATGAATATGTGGTGACCGACCCTGAGCAAGAGAAGAACTTTGGCTTTAGCCTTCAAGACGCACTGAGCCGGGCTCGGGAGCGAAGGCTGCTAGAG gGCTATGAGATCTATGTGACCCCTGGAGTCCAGCCACCACCACTTCAGATGGGAGAGATCATTAGCTGCTGTGGAGGCACATACCTACCCAGCATGCCTCGGTCCTATAAG